The genomic window CGACGCGCCCGGACCACCCCGCCGTCATCATGGCTGGCAGCGGTGCGCAAATGACCTTCAAGGAAATGGACGAGGCCTCCAATCGCTTTGCGCATCTGTTGCGCGCGCGCGGATTTGGCGAGGCTGATGCTTTCGGGGTCCTTCTTGAAAACCGCATGGAGTATTTCACTCTCATCTGGGGCTCGCAGCGCTGCGGGGCGATGCTGGTGCCTATCTCAACACGCCTGACCGCGCCTGAAATCTCCTATATTCTGCGCGATTCGCAGGCGAAGTTGCTGATCACGTCGCCAGCCTATGCCGATGTGGTCGAGGGTATACGCGCCGAGCTTCCCGAGCTTGAAATCCTCGTGACGCGAAGCGGGGGCGCGGACGATTTCGAGGCGGCCTTGAGTGAGCATTCGCCAGAAGCGGTCGCTGATCCGACACCGGGCCGCGTGATGCTCTATTCTTCGGGCACCACGGGGCGGCCCAAAGGCGTGCGCCCGCCGCCACCTGCTGATCCCGATGTGCAAGCGCCTGTCCCACTGATGGGGCTGGCGACGATGGGGGCTGGGATGCCGGCCGATGGTTCGATGGTCTATCTGTGTCCCGCCCCGCTTTATCACGCAGCGCCTATCGGATGGGCCTCGACCGTCCAGCGCCTTGGCGGGACGGTTGTGGTGATGGAGAAGTTCGATCCCGAAGATGCTCTGGCCGCGATTGAGAAATACAAGATCACCGACAGCCAGTGGGTGCCCACCCATTTCGTGCGCTTCCTGAAACTCGATGAGGAGGCGCGGGGTCGCTACGATCTCTCCAGCCACCAGCGCGCGCTTCATGCAGCAGCTCCCTGCCCTGTTCCCATCAAGCACGAGATGATCGAATGGTGGGGACCGATCATCAACGAATATTACGCAGGGTCTGAAGGCATCGGCATGACGCTGGTGAAGTCGGAAGAATGGCTCCAGCATCCCGGCACCGTGGGCGTTCCGATCTATGGCAAGCTCCACATTTGCGGCCCAGATGGCGAGGAAGTGCCAGCGGGCACAGACGGGCTCATCTATTTCGAGAACGACATCTTGCCGACCTATCACAACGATCCTGAGAAAACGAAGGAATCGATGCACCCCAAAGGCTGGATGACGCTTGGCGACATTGGCCATGTGAACGAGGCAGGCTACCTCTTTCTTACCGATCGCAAGAGCCACATGATCATCTCTGGCGGGGTCAATATCTATCCGCAGGAGATCGAGAACCTCCTCGTCACGCACGACAAGATCATGGATGCAGCCGTCATCGGCGCGCCGTGCCCTGAGCTTGGCGAGAAGGTAGTCGCAGTGGTCCAGCCCATGGATATGGCCGATGCGGGCGAAGCGTTTGAGGCGGAGCTGCGAGACTTCCTTGCGCCTAACTTGGCCCGCATAAAGATGCCGAAGCAATTCGACTTTCGCCCCGATCTGCCCCGCGAGGCCAATGGCAAGCTCTACAAGCGCGAGCTGCGCGATGAGTACGCCGCCAAGGCGCAAGGGTAAGCCATGGCCGCTCCTGCTATCCTGCCAGAGGACATCGCCCGCGAGGTCATCGCTCCCACCAGCTACGGTGAGTGGAACGGCATTCTCGATACCTTCGATACCTTGCGCGAAACTACGCCGGTCGCCAAGGTGGTGGCGGAGGACGACAGCTTTGAACCCTTCTGGCTCATCACCCGCTATGACGACGTGATGCGCATCTCGAAGGACAACAAGACCTTCCTCAACAACCCCAAGCCCGTCGTCTTCGCAACCAGAGAGGCGACCGCTTTCTCGCAAGCTGCGACCGGCTCCAATATGCTTGTCGACAGCCTCGTGGTCTTCGATGCGCCGGTCCATCCCAAGTATCGCAAGCTTACCATGGACTGGTTCATGCCGCGCAACCTTGCAAAGATCGAAGCCGAGATCCGCGCGCTTGCACACCGCACCATCGACAAGATGATCGAAGCCGGACCCGAGGTCGACTTTGTCAAGCTCGTCTCCGGCCCCTATCCCTTGCACGTTGTCATGCAGATCCTCGGCGTTCCCGAAGAGGACGAGCCGCGTATGCTGATGCTTACCCAGCAGATGTTCGGTGGTCAGGATGCAGACCTCTCAGGCACAGGGATGGAGAATATGTCGCCAGAGCAGGTGCTCCAACTGGTCGCAGGCGCGGTGAAGAGCTTTGAGGACTACTTCGCTGCCCTCGCCGAAGACCGCCGCGCCAACCCCACCGATGATGTCGCCAGCGTTATCGCCAATGCGCTTGTCGATGGGGAACCGCTGCCGCCGCGTGACCTTGCAGGCTATTATATCATCGTTGCGACAGCAGGGCATGACACCACCAGCGCGTCCACCGCAGGCGCGATGATGGCTCTGGCCAATGATCCGGAGCAATGGGCGCGGGTCAAGGCCGACCGCTCGCTGCTTCCCGGCATTGTTGAAGAGGCGATCCGCTGGACCAGCCCCGTGCAGCACTTCATGCGCACCGCTGCTGAAGACGTTGAGATCGGCGGGCAAGAGATCAAGGCGGGCGACTGGATGATGATCAACTATGTCGCGGCCAATCATGACCCGGCCCAGTTCGACAATCCGCGCAAGTTTGATGCGGCCCGCTCGCCCAATCGTCACCTCGCCTTTGGAGCAGGAGCGCATCAATGCCTGGGCCTGCACTTGGCGCGGCTTGAGATGCGGCTCTTGTTCGAAGCACTGCTCGACCGGATCGAGGCGGTCGAGCCAGCGGGTGAGGCCAAGCGGTCGAACTCAACCTTTGTCGGCGGATTGAAGACGCTGCCCTTGAGAATAACACCGGCTTAGAATGGGCGGCGGCCCAAGGGTTAGTTGATAAAACACTTCCCTGAGCGGGGAGTGGTCAAAACCATCAACCAAGCGCTCTGCTTACGCCGTGTAGGAAATATCGGCACTATTCGCTGAAATTAAGAGTCTTATATGGCGACACATTCGCAATAATTCAAGGTTGCGCGCGAAATATATTTTCACCTCGCGAATTATTGAAACAACATATCCGATTTTGCTGTCCTTTTCGGGCAGTATCTGTTAATACAGCATTCATGGGATCAAGTTGGAAACGTGCCACTTTTTGTGAAGGTGGAGGCGTTTTGGGAGAGCTGGACTTCACCAAAACAACCTCCCTTTATGAAAGGAGGTGAGTTCATGACACTACTTGAAGCCCACAATTTGCCTTTTGCAGGCGCGGCCATACTTCTGGTGTTTATCGCTCTTGCTCAAGTCATTGGGATGGGTGATATTTTTGACGGTGCAGATGCAGATATCAATCTGGATGGCGACATTCAGGCCGACACCGCTGCGCCCAGCGGGTTCTTCACCGCTTTGATGAGCCTTCTTGGGGTAGGCCGTGTGCCTTTTCTTATCTGGCTTGCGGTGCTGCTGTTCGCTTTCGCCGCGATCGGTGTTGCGGGTCAGCAAGCGCTGATCGGCACCGTGGGCGCGCCGCTTCCAGGCTGGCTTGCAGCGATTGCCGCCATGGCTGCTGCGCTTCCCGTGACGGGCGCGCTCTCCCGGCCATTGGCGCGGATCCTTCCGCAGGATGAAACCAGCGCGGTGGGTCTGGGCAGCCTTGTGCGCCGCGATGCCGAGATTCAGCTTGGGACCGCGAAAGCCGGCTCGCCTGCGCGCGCCAAGGTGATCGACGCCCATGGCCAGCCTCACTTTGTGATGGTCGAGCCAAACGATCCGGAGGCGACGCTCAAACAGGGCGAAACCGTCATGCTCGTGCGCCGCGAGGGGGAGACTTTCTTCGGCGTGCAATATGAAAATCCGATGTTGGCGCTGAACTAACGCAGCCAACAAAACCAATCACGCGCGCAGCGGCAGCGACCCCCGCAATGCCGGCCGCGAGCGCAAAGAACACATGCAATGGAGGGAATATGGAAAGCCTGATTGAACTCGCGATATGGATCGGCCTCGCCTTCGTGGTGCTGCTCGTCATCTTTATCGTGCTCACTTCGCTTTATAAGCGCGCGTCGAAGGAAATCGCGTTCGTGCGTACAGGTGTCGGCGGCGAAAAAGTCGTTATGAACGGAGGCGCGCTCGTGCTCCCCGTTTTCCACGAAACCATGCCGGTCAACATGAACACGCTGGTGCTATCCGTGGTGCGCCGCGATGGCGAAGCGCTTATCACGCTCGACCGTCTGCGGATCGATGTGAAAGCCGAGTTCTACGTCCGCGTTCGTCCCGATGCAGGCGCAATTGCGATGGCGGCGCAAACGCTTGGCCAACGCACGATGCAGCCGGAAATGCTCAAGGATTTGGTCGAAGGCAAGTTCGTCGACGCGCTGCGGTCTGTGGCTGCCGGTATGAGCATGAACGAGCTGCACGAGCAACGCGCAGACTTCGTGCAAAAGGTGCAGCAAGTGTCGTCCAATGACCTCGCCATGAACGGTCTGGAGCTCGAATCCGTCTCGCTCACGGGTCTTGATCAGACATCGATTGAACACTTCAACGCCAACAATGCGTTTGACGCTGAGGGTCTGACTAAGCTCACCGAACAGATCGAGGCGCGCAAGAAACTGCGCAACGACATCGAGCAGGACACCCGCGTTCAGATGGAGACGAAGAACCTTGAAGCCGACCAGCGCTCCTTCGAGATCGGGCGTGACAAGGAATACGCAAGGCTCCAGCAAGAGCGCGAGGTTGAGGTGCGCCGTGCCTCGCAAGCCTCCGAAATCGCCCGCGAACAGGCAGAGCGTAGCCGCGAAGCTGATGCCGCCCGAATTGAGGCGAAAAAGCAGGTCGATGCGCAGCAGATTGAAGCCGACCGCCTTGTTGAAGAGGCCCGGATTGACCAGCAACGCGCGCTTGAGATTGCGCGGCAGGAACAGCAGATCGCTGTCCAGAACAAATCTCGCGAGGAAAGTCAGGCGAAAGCCGAAGCAGACCACGCGAGGGCTCTGGCGGTGGCAGCAGAAGAGCAGGTTGTGACCTCGCGGGAGAGCGAAGTCGCAGAGCGTCAAAAGAAGATCGAGCTGATCGAAGCGGCAAAGCAAGCCGAGCGCGATGCAATTTCGATCAAGGTGGAAGCGGAAGCAGAGAAAGACGCCGCCACCAACCGCGCCGAAGCCTCACGTCTTGAGGCCAAGGGTGAAGCGGATGCCGAAATCCTTCGCGCCGAAGCAGACCGTGTGCGCTTTGAAGTCGAAGCGGCTGGTCAACGCGCGGTCAACGAGGCGGCCAACATCCTCTCGATGGATCAGATCAGCCTGCAAACCAAAATGGCGCTGCTTAAGGTTCTGCCAGAGGTTATTCGCGAAAGCGCCAAGCCGATGGAAGCCATCGATTCGATCAAGATCGTTCAGGTCGACGGGCTTACGCAGAAAGGTGGCGGGTCTTCGGGTGCGTCGGCTGGTTCCGGTGCCAATGGATCAGGGGGCTCTGGCAACCTCGCGAACGACGCGGTTTCAGCAGCATTGGCCTATCGCGCTCAGGCACCCGTGCTTGATGGATTGATGAAAGAGCTTGGCCTTGATGGCTCATCGCTGGGGAGCCTTGCACAAGGTGCGGCGGCGGAAGTCGCTCCTGCCAATGATGGCGATGAAGGGAAGTCTTTGGCCGAAATCATGACCGATGTCGCAGAGCAGGTCGAAGATGCCGAAGAACGCCTCGGCGGCGCAGAAGGCGAAGCGGCCGAGTAAGCCACAACCGTCACCCCGGCCCACGAGCCGGGGTGGGGGTCACTTGACTGTCGTTACTTGAATATTCGTGTATAGAACACTCGTATTATTCATCTTTTTGGCAGCTTTTCTATTTTCGCAGTGGGCAGGAAAGTCCCAGAAACGTACAGAAAGTATGAATAACGAAAACATTATCGAACTTAACATCGATGAAATTGAAAATGTTGCAGGCGGCCCTCTTCCCGTGGCCGCGTACTATGCGATCATCGCTGCCAGTGGCTTCGTAACTGGTGGAGCCGTTGGCTACGGGATGCTGATGATCGCTGAAAACATGGCACATCCTTAAGGGATAAACCGGAGACAAGGGCTGATCATGTCCACAAATCCAGAATTGAAAATCTTCGCCCTATTTTTCACTTTGGGGCTCTTTTCTGTCATAGCCGCTTACGGTTTGGCGAACAGCTTCTAGCGCAACAACCGCTCAGCCATTGCGCGCACCTCGGCGCCCATGTCCTCACGCTCCAGCGCCAGCGCTAAAGTCGCCTCGACAAAGCCAAGCTTGCTGCCACAATCGTAGCGATTGCCGTCAAAGGTCACTGCGTGGAAGGGCTGATCGCCGATCATCTTGGCCATCGCGTCGGTGAGCTGAATTTCGCCGCCTGCGCCTTTGCCTTGCGTCTCCAAAGTGCGCATGACTTCGGGCTGAAGGATGTAGCGGCCTGAGATGATCTTGTTCGAGGGAGCCTCGGCAACCGAGGGCTTCTCGACAAGGCCTGTGACCTCGGTCAAAGCGCCGTTCTCAGCGCCCGGTTTGATAACGCCGTAGCTGGAAACCTCCTCCATCGGCACTTCGAGAACGCTGATCAGATTGCCGCCCACCTCTTCATAGGCATCGACCATCTGCTTCATGCAGCCGGTCCCGCCTTGTTTGCCGATCATCAGCTCATCGGGGAGGAAGATTGCAAACGGCTCATCCCCCACAATCGCGCGCGCGCACCAGATTGCGTGGCCAAGGCCCATGGGCACTTGCTGGCGTACGGTGATGATGTCGCCCGGCGTTGCTCTGGTCGGCTCTAAAACGCCCATATCCTTGCCACGCGCGCTCATCGTGTCTTCGAGCTCGTATGCGACATCAAAGTGCTCAACGATAGCGGTCTTGCCTCTGCCAGTGACAAAGATCATCTGCTCGATCCCCGCCTCGCGCGCTTCGTCGACGGCATATTGGATCAGCGGGCGGTCAACGATGGGGAGCAGTTCCTTGGGGATCGCCTTGGTCGCAGGCAAAAAGCGCGTGCCCAGTCCCGCCACGGGAAAGACGGCTTTCTTGATCGGTTTCTGGCTCATTTGGCGTGTCCCTCAGTCGATTTTATCGTTGGCAATGCCGTGCCCCCTGCGCTGCCTTACGTCAATGCTGCGGATGGCGAGCGCTTGTTCAGTTGCGCGCTAGCTGAGTTTTGTTAAGGCATTTGTGCATGGACAAATTGATTATCAAAGGCGGCAATCGCCTCTCAGGCACTATTCCGGTTTCAGGCGCGAAGAACGCGGCGCTGACGCTTATTCCTTGTGCGCTTTTGACCGAAGAGCCGCTAACCCTGCGCAATTTGCCGCGCCTTGCCGACATTGACGGGTTCCAGCATTTGATGGGCCAGTTCGGCGTGACTGTGAGCATTCAGGGCAATAACCGCCCCGAAGATTTCGGCCGCGTGGTGACATATCAGGCAGCGCGCGTGACTTCGACCGTTGCGCCTTACGATCTCGTGCGAAAAATGCGCGCCTCGATCCTTGTGCTTGGCCCAATGCTGGCGCGCATGGGAGAGGCGACGGTATCGATGCCGGGTGGTTGCGCAATCGGGAACCGTCCGATTGACTTGCACCTGAAAGCCTTGGAAGCGTTTGGGGCGGAAATTGAGCTTGCCGCAGGTTATGTAAAAGCCACCGCGCCTGACAGCGGGCTTCCGGGCGGCGATTTTGACTTCCCCGTCGTCTCGGTTGGCGCGACTGAGAACGCGTTGATGGCAGCAGTTCTCGCCAATGGCACCTGCCGCCTGTTCAATGCCGCGCGCGAACCTGAGATTGTCGACCTGTGCAATCTGCTCGTCGCCATGGGCGCAGAGATTGAAGGGATCGGCACGAGCGACCTCACCATCCACGGGGTCAGGCGCTTGCACGGCGCGACTTACCGCGTGATGCCTGACCGGATTGAAGCGGGCTCCTATGCTTGTGCTGCCGCAATCACTTGCGGCGACGTGCGTTTGGAGGGGGCGAGCGCGCACGACATGGCCTCAACCCTGCACGCGCTTAAAGCCATTGGTTTGCACGTTGAAGAGGACGCAAAAGGCGTCACCGTCAAATCCAATGGCGCATTAAAGCCCGTCGATCTCACCACCGCGCCTTTCCCCGGCCTTGCCACTGATATGCAGGCGCAGTTGATGAGCCTTTTGTGCAAGGCGGAGGGGACAAGCGTGCTGAAGGAGACGATTTTCGAAAACCGCTTCATGCACGTTCCCGAACTTGCGCGCATGGGCGCCAACATCGCCACCGAAGGTCGCACTGCGATTGTGAAGGGCCCTGCGGATTTGACTGGCGCGGAGGTGATGGCAACGGATCTGCGCGCCTCGATGAGCCTTATCATCGCGGCTCTTGCGGCTGAAGGTGAGACGACGGTACGCCGCATTTATCACCTCGACCGCGGGTATGAGCGGCTTGAGGAGAAGCTCCAGTTGCTCGGCGCCGATATTCAGCGCGTAGACGACTAGGCTGAAACTCCGCGCTTGTTTGCCACCAACCACACCCTGATCGCACTTGCTAGCCCCGGCGGTGTGTCGGACTGAATGCGCTCTGCGTCTATTTGGGCGACGAGCGCGCTTACTGGCATTTCTGCCTTTTCGGCTGCATCTTTTAGCATATCCCAGAACACCGGCTCCAGGCTGATGCTTGTCCTGTGCCCCTCAATCGCAATCGAGCGCTTCACCGGCGGGTGATAGGGAACGGGCCATTGGTGTTGTGGGCTCACTTATAATGCTCGCGCCGGTCGGAAAACTCGCGCACCCGTTTGCGCCAGGCGCGATAGCTGCCGGGTTTAAGATTGTCGCGCATCAACTCCTTCACCTCGCTTTCCTTAAGGCCAAATTCGGCCTCGATCACAGCAAAAGGCGTATGATCGCTCAAGGCCATTTCGATAATGGCGCTTTTGTGGGCAGGGGAGAGGGTGTGGGGCATTGCTTTGTCAGTCCGTTTGTAATCAAACGTCTTACAACGCCGCTGGTTTCAGGAAACCCGCAATCAGCCAGAGTACGCTTATGCCGCCCGCGCTTTCGCCAAGAGTTTGGCAAAGCGGCTTTTCTTCATGTCACCAAAGGGCTGCAATTGCATCGCGCAATGCGCCAATTCCTCGCTTTCGAGCGGGTGCTGGAATTGCAGGCCGTAAAATTCACCTTCACTCCAGCGCACTTGCGCCAAGCGCGGCGACATTCCGGGAAGCTCAAAACTGATAAGGCCGCGCGTTCGAATATCCTCAAAGCTTGCGATCTTTGCTCCTTCGCAAGACAGATCGACCAGCTTTGCATCAATCACCTTTCGCGCATCCTGAATCCGCGCCGTGCCTTCGATATTGAGCCGCAAGGGGCGGATGGGGTGCGGGGTTTCCTCGCGCAGGAATTCATCCAGAGTGATCGTGCAGCCAAAGCGGTATCCCGCCTGACGCGATTGTGCCCACATCCGCTCCACCGGGTAAGTCATGCCATTGGCAAGCTGAAGGATGGTGCGCGTCTCAGGCGGTACATCGTGCAGGAAACCAAGGCCGATGCCGTTTTCCGACACATCGCGAATAAGGGTGAGATATTCGCCGCTCTGGCACACCAGCTTGGCGCGGCGCAGCATCAGGCTCGCACGGTGCGACTGCCGCTTGTTTGCGCCTTGTGCCTTCGTGCTTTTTGAGCTCGACTGTTCCACCTTGCTTGCTCCTTCGAGGCTCTTTGCCAACAGGGCCAAAGCCTGAGATGCAAGCGGTCTGCGCCGTCCGAGCCATTCAAACTTTCGTAACCTGTGTTAAGAGAAGCTAGGCCAAGAGGGTTAATAAAGCCCTAAAATTGTGTGCCATATACCGCGTAAGGCGGACACATCATCGCAACAGCATTAGGGGTTAGTACATATGCTGGCCGCCATTTATGCTCATGGTCGAGCCGGTCATGAACGCGCCATTGTCCGATGTGAGGAAAGCGACGCCGCGTGCAATCTCTTCGGCGTGACCAAGGCGACCAACCGGGATTTTGGCAACGATCTTCTCCAGCACAGGCTCCGGGACTGCTGCGACCATGTCGGTGTCGATATAGCCCGGTGCAATGGCATTGACCGTGACACCAAATTTCGCGCCCTCTTGCGCCAATGCTTTGGTAAATCCGTGAATGCCCGATTTGGCGGCGGCATAGTTTACCTGTCCATATTGGCCCGCCTGTCCGTTGATCGAGCCGATATTGACGATCCGGCCCCATCCACGTTCGCGCATTCCGGGAAACGTCGCTTTGGCCATGTTGAAACACCCGCCAAGATTGACGCGCATCACATCGTTCCAATCATCAAAGCTCATCCTGTGGAGCGTTCCGTCGCGGGTGATGCCAGCGTTGTTGACGACAATATCAACGGGGCCGTGTTCCTCGGCGACCTTGGCGCAGCCTTCAAGGCAGGCCTCGTGATCGCCCACGTCCCATTTGTAAGAGGGGATACCGGTTTCTTTGGTAAAGGCGGCGGCGGCTTCGTCATTCCCGCCATAATTGGCGATGACTTTGTGGCCCTGGCGTTTGAGGCGCTGGCAGATTGCCTCGCCAATTCCCCGCGTTCCGCCTGTGACGATGGCGACTCTGCTCATTGGTAATCCCCTCCATTCGTTATGAGAAAGGAGAGTAGCCGCGACGCTACGTCACGCAACATAAATCGCAAGGCTTTATGGGCCGTGCATACCAATGTCTAATCCGCGCGGCGGCGTTAGAATTTGATTTGGGTTCCGACGTAAACCGCCTGGCTGTCCTTCACCGAATTGGTGAGCGGGTCGAGGCGGTCGAGACGGTCGCGCTCTTGCGACAGGCGAACGCCGGCAGTCACGTCAATTTTGCGCGAGAGGCTAAAGCTGCCGCCAAGGTCAACGGTTTGTGCGGCTACCGCGTCAAGCGTATTGGCAGACCGGCCAGCAACGCGCTCGCCTTCAATCTCGATCCGGGGTTGAAGCCGGCTTGGCTTATCAACGGCGGTTGGCCCTGCAGGGGCGAAATCGGCAAGGTCAGGCATTCCCATCGTGCGCAGCTCATTCACAGGAGCTGCACGGCCCGAAGGTGATGTGGTAGCCTGTGTGCGGGCAAAGGTTTGGTAGCCGCGCGCAGTCCCAAGGTTGAAGCGGCTGGTCTGTACGCCAGCGATCTGTTTGCCAGTGCCGGGCGCGCTTTGAATCGCGGAGCGAACCGAAATAGCCTTGGCAACGTCATCATCAACGCGAACAGCAACGGTTACCGTGCGTTCGCTTGCGCGGGTGATGTCTGTCCCAAGCGGTGTGAAGCTAAGGCCGCGTGCGCGCGCTTTTTCAGCAACGCGCGCAGCAAGCGCAGGATCAACCGAGGTTGGCGTGAAAAGTTCAAATGTCGCAGCAGCGCCCGGCTCAGCTGTATCGGCAAGACCAACGACAGCCAGACCAGCGGAAGGGAGCGCCAAAGACAGAGCCGCAGCGACACCAAGAGCAGGGACACCAAGAGTAGGGCCAAACGCGCGTTTTACGCCGCCTTTCGCCTTAGCCAAGATGATCCGCCTGATTGCCATTGCTCTTACTTCAACTGTATCCCTTTTCGCTTTTCAGCGCGTTCTCTAAACATATCTTGGCTGAACCTATGCTGAGCAACCGTTGCAGGCCGATTAGCACGGGCGACTCCACGAGTCGTTAGATTGATGACAAAAAGTGATAAATCCCCAAACGCGCCCTACGCAATCATTTCGTCCATTGTGGAGCACGTTAAGCCTGAACCTGTTGCGCTCAGCACACAGGGCGTATGATCTAGGCCATGTTGCCTACAGGCATTCTGGCAACGCCTAAGGCACCAATTCAGGCGCGGTAAAGGCCCGCATGAATAGCCGCAGTCTTATCGGATCAGTACCGATAAGCTGGGCGCAGATGCGAAAGTGCGCTTGCCGCGCACGGCTCGCCCGTTATAGAGCTAGGCGCATTAAGGATTAGAGGGACAAAGTAACGCTGTGACACGCGCACCCATTTCAACCGCCACGAAATTTGCCATCAGCGCAGCCGCTTTGGCGACCCTTGCCGCCTGCGGAGGGTCTGAACGTCCTCGCACCGAGCTGGCGGCGGCTCAAATCAACACGATTGGCGTGAACGCCTATCTGTGGCGCGGCGCGCTTGAGACGTTGTCCTTTGCGCCGATGGCGTCGGCGGATAGTGATGGCGGCGTGATCGTGACCGATTGGTACGCCAACCCTGCCAACCCCAATGAGCGGGTGAAGGTAACGGTGACGATCCTTGACCAGGACCTTCGCGCCGATGCTCTTCGCGTCTCGGCAAGCCGTCAGGTATCGCAAGGCGGTGGCTGGGTCGATGCGCCGGTTCAGGCTGCGACCGTGCAAAAGCTTGAGGATATCATCCTCACCAAAGCGCGCGATCTTCGTCGCAAGGCTCTCGCGGGCAGCTAAGCTCTTCTGGTCCCCCGTGACCAGCTCATCACCGAGGTAGAAACAGGGGGCTGCACCACGCGGCCCTCTTGCGCTTGTTCTGAACAGCGTTAGCGAGACTTCATGACCGATACACGATTCGATCCATCAACGGCGGATGCCCGCTGGCAGGCGGCCTGGGACAAGGCAGGCACATTCACCGCCGATTCCGATAGCGACAAGCCCAAGTCTTACGTGCTTGAGATGTTCCCCTATCCATCGGGCCGCATCCACATGG from Erythrobacter sp. SCSIO 43205 includes these protein-coding regions:
- a CDS encoding UTP--glucose-1-phosphate uridylyltransferase — its product is MSQKPIKKAVFPVAGLGTRFLPATKAIPKELLPIVDRPLIQYAVDEAREAGIEQMIFVTGRGKTAIVEHFDVAYELEDTMSARGKDMGVLEPTRATPGDIITVRQQVPMGLGHAIWCARAIVGDEPFAIFLPDELMIGKQGGTGCMKQMVDAYEEVGGNLISVLEVPMEEVSSYGVIKPGAENGALTEVTGLVEKPSVAEAPSNKIISGRYILQPEVMRTLETQGKGAGGEIQLTDAMAKMIGDQPFHAVTFDGNRYDCGSKLGFVEATLALALEREDMGAEVRAMAERLLR
- a CDS encoding PilZ domain-containing protein, with translation MEQSSSKSTKAQGANKRQSHRASLMLRRAKLVCQSGEYLTLIRDVSENGIGLGFLHDVPPETRTILQLANGMTYPVERMWAQSRQAGYRFGCTITLDEFLREETPHPIRPLRLNIEGTARIQDARKVIDAKLVDLSCEGAKIASFEDIRTRGLISFELPGMSPRLAQVRWSEGEFYGLQFQHPLESEELAHCAMQLQPFGDMKKSRFAKLLAKARAA
- a CDS encoding YqiJ family protein — protein: MTLLEAHNLPFAGAAILLVFIALAQVIGMGDIFDGADADINLDGDIQADTAAPSGFFTALMSLLGVGRVPFLIWLAVLLFAFAAIGVAGQQALIGTVGAPLPGWLAAIAAMAAALPVTGALSRPLARILPQDETSAVGLGSLVRRDAEIQLGTAKAGSPARAKVIDAHGQPHFVMVEPNDPEATLKQGETVMLVRREGETFFGVQYENPMLALN
- a CDS encoding acyl-CoA synthetase; amino-acid sequence: MSLHPIAHAATRPDHPAVIMAGSGAQMTFKEMDEASNRFAHLLRARGFGEADAFGVLLENRMEYFTLIWGSQRCGAMLVPISTRLTAPEISYILRDSQAKLLITSPAYADVVEGIRAELPELEILVTRSGGADDFEAALSEHSPEAVADPTPGRVMLYSSGTTGRPKGVRPPPPADPDVQAPVPLMGLATMGAGMPADGSMVYLCPAPLYHAAPIGWASTVQRLGGTVVVMEKFDPEDALAAIEKYKITDSQWVPTHFVRFLKLDEEARGRYDLSSHQRALHAAAPCPVPIKHEMIEWWGPIINEYYAGSEGIGMTLVKSEEWLQHPGTVGVPIYGKLHICGPDGEEVPAGTDGLIYFENDILPTYHNDPEKTKESMHPKGWMTLGDIGHVNEAGYLFLTDRKSHMIISGGVNIYPQEIENLLVTHDKIMDAAVIGAPCPELGEKVVAVVQPMDMADAGEAFEAELRDFLAPNLARIKMPKQFDFRPDLPREANGKLYKRELRDEYAAKAQG
- a CDS encoding TIGR03643 family protein, coding for MPHTLSPAHKSAIIEMALSDHTPFAVIEAEFGLKESEVKELMRDNLKPGSYRAWRKRVREFSDRREHYK
- a CDS encoding ribbon-helix-helix domain-containing protein, which produces MSPQHQWPVPYHPPVKRSIAIEGHRTSISLEPVFWDMLKDAAEKAEMPVSALVAQIDAERIQSDTPPGLASAIRVWLVANKRGVSA
- a CDS encoding flotillin family protein translates to MESLIELAIWIGLAFVVLLVIFIVLTSLYKRASKEIAFVRTGVGGEKVVMNGGALVLPVFHETMPVNMNTLVLSVVRRDGEALITLDRLRIDVKAEFYVRVRPDAGAIAMAAQTLGQRTMQPEMLKDLVEGKFVDALRSVAAGMSMNELHEQRADFVQKVQQVSSNDLAMNGLELESVSLTGLDQTSIEHFNANNAFDAEGLTKLTEQIEARKKLRNDIEQDTRVQMETKNLEADQRSFEIGRDKEYARLQQEREVEVRRASQASEIAREQAERSREADAARIEAKKQVDAQQIEADRLVEEARIDQQRALEIARQEQQIAVQNKSREESQAKAEADHARALAVAAEEQVVTSRESEVAERQKKIELIEAAKQAERDAISIKVEAEAEKDAATNRAEASRLEAKGEADAEILRAEADRVRFEVEAAGQRAVNEAANILSMDQISLQTKMALLKVLPEVIRESAKPMEAIDSIKIVQVDGLTQKGGGSSGASAGSGANGSGGSGNLANDAVSAALAYRAQAPVLDGLMKELGLDGSSLGSLAQGAAAEVAPANDGDEGKSLAEIMTDVAEQVEDAEERLGGAEGEAAE
- the murA gene encoding UDP-N-acetylglucosamine 1-carboxyvinyltransferase → MDKLIIKGGNRLSGTIPVSGAKNAALTLIPCALLTEEPLTLRNLPRLADIDGFQHLMGQFGVTVSIQGNNRPEDFGRVVTYQAARVTSTVAPYDLVRKMRASILVLGPMLARMGEATVSMPGGCAIGNRPIDLHLKALEAFGAEIELAAGYVKATAPDSGLPGGDFDFPVVSVGATENALMAAVLANGTCRLFNAAREPEIVDLCNLLVAMGAEIEGIGTSDLTIHGVRRLHGATYRVMPDRIEAGSYACAAAITCGDVRLEGASAHDMASTLHALKAIGLHVEEDAKGVTVKSNGALKPVDLTTAPFPGLATDMQAQLMSLLCKAEGTSVLKETIFENRFMHVPELARMGANIATEGRTAIVKGPADLTGAEVMATDLRASMSLIIAALAAEGETTVRRIYHLDRGYERLEEKLQLLGADIQRVDD
- a CDS encoding cytochrome P450, which produces MAAPAILPEDIAREVIAPTSYGEWNGILDTFDTLRETTPVAKVVAEDDSFEPFWLITRYDDVMRISKDNKTFLNNPKPVVFATREATAFSQAATGSNMLVDSLVVFDAPVHPKYRKLTMDWFMPRNLAKIEAEIRALAHRTIDKMIEAGPEVDFVKLVSGPYPLHVVMQILGVPEEDEPRMLMLTQQMFGGQDADLSGTGMENMSPEQVLQLVAGAVKSFEDYFAALAEDRRANPTDDVASVIANALVDGEPLPPRDLAGYYIIVATAGHDTTSASTAGAMMALANDPEQWARVKADRSLLPGIVEEAIRWTSPVQHFMRTAAEDVEIGGQEIKAGDWMMINYVAANHDPAQFDNPRKFDAARSPNRHLAFGAGAHQCLGLHLARLEMRLLFEALLDRIEAVEPAGEAKRSNSTFVGGLKTLPLRITPA